The Ornithinibacillus sp. 4-3 region GTTGTTTTTTCATTTCAACAATATCATTCAAACCAAAATCTTTATTATTCGCCATTTTAATCCTCCCTCAACACATATTGTACTTCATTACGTATGATGGACAGTAATTCCATTAGAATTAAGCTTTTCTTTAATTTCTTTACGAATAACTCTTGATATCATTACCTGGTGATTAGGCAACGTTTCTGCAATAATTCTAATAACAACATGTGATAACTCTAATGCTTCAATTCCTTCTATAGTTGGTTTAGCAAGAACCTCCTTATATCTACCCGGTAAATCCTCCAAAATCATTTCAATTAACTTTTCAGCTTGCTCCACATCTGCTTCGTAGGAAAGATTAATATCTACTATAGCTAATCCATTATGTATCGAATAATTCGTTACTTGTGTAATGTTTCCATTAGGTATAATTTGTTGTTCTCCTGTATAACTCTTCAATTTTGTAGTTCGTAAACCTATTTCCTCTACTGTTCCTTCGATACCCAATATATCAACATAGTCTCCAACAGAAAATTGATCTTCAAATATTATAAAGAAACCAGAGATAATATCTTTTACTAAGCTTTGAGCTCCAAAACCAATTGCAAGACCTACAACTCCTGCCCCAGCTATTAATGGCATAATTTCAAAACCAAAAGCAGACAATATCATGATAAAAGCAACGAAATAAACAATGTATGTGACTACACTTTTCAGTAATTTTGTTAATGTATTCTCTCTTCTCTCAGATATACTAATTTTCCGATGATGCCTCTGCTTAACAAATAATCGATCAATAATTTTACGACTAAGCTTTATAACAATCCCAGCTAAAAGAAGAATTAAGAAAATATGTAATGCTTTTTCTCCGATAGAAAGCCAGAATTCGGAATTCATTATATGTTCCTTTATATTTTCCAAATGTAGAACCTCCTCTTTCTCTTATGTTCTTTTGGAATATCTATAGTAAATATTACACCATTCTGCTTTTTAGTAAAAGAAATTATAATTTTAATCCATTTAAAAATGCAGAAGGTTCTATGGATGAATTCACCCACTCCCCTTCTACACTTATTTAAAAAAACATATAATATATGTAGTAAATCACACAAACAGTTAGAATTGATGGTAATAAATTCCCTATACGTATTTGGGTGATTTTTAAAATATTCAAACCGATTGCAACAATCATTAGTCCCCCTACTGCTGTTAATTCGGTAATTAAACCATTCATAAAGGCCTCTGGTATCCATCTTTCAATTTGTGTTGCTAGTAATGCTATTGATCCTTGATAAAGGATAACGGGAATAACAGAAAGAATCACGCCAATTCCTAATGTTGTTGTTAATACAAGAGACATAAAACCATCAAGAATTCCTTTTGTAATTAAAACTTCATGATCACCACGTACCCCACTATCAAGAGCACCTAGAATAGCCATTGCCCCAACTACAAAAATAAGTGTTGCCGTTACAAATCCTTGAGAAATACTCCCTTTACCATTAGCGGATTGAAACTTACTTCCAATCCAGTTTCCAAAACGATTTAAAATATCCTCAATACGGAAAAGCTCACCTAATATTGCTCCAGATAATAAACTAAGTAAAACAACAATAATTAACTCTGTAGAAAATGCCATTTGTAGTCCAATCAATATAACAGATAGTCCAATTCCATGTAGTGCTGTTTCCTTAAAGCGTTCGGGAATTTTAGTAAAAAACAACCCTAGTATGCTTCCAATAATGATACATAATCCATTAACTAATGTTCCTGTAAGTGCCATTTATCCATCTCCAATTTATGTATAACCCGAATCTTCTTTTGTTATAACTATTTATATATTTTCATACGCATCAATAATCTGCTGTATTGCTTGAAGGAAAATCTCAATTTCCCCTTCTGTATTATACATGTTTATACTTGCTCTTACTACACCTTGTTCTAATGTATTCAAAGTTTGATGAGCCAAAGGACTACAATGCAATCCCCCACGAACTGCGATTTGGTAATGTGAATCCAATATCATTGATAATTCTTGTGAGGAAATATCCTTTACATTAAATGCTACAATCGGTATTTGCTTCGGTTGTTTATCTGTCCAGTAAACTTGCACATCATGTATCTGCTTCAAACCATTATACAATTTCTGAATTAAAATTGTTTCACGTGGAACAATTTCTGTTTTATTTTTCTCATAATGTTTTAATGCTGCAAGTAAACCTGCTATACCTGGCGTATTTAATGTACCACTTTCATATTTTTCTGGCCATGCTTCTGGTTGCTCTATGGATTCAGAGTAATTTCCTGTACCTCCATGATGAATGGGAGATAATAAGACTTCCCCTTCTACTAATAACATTCCTGTACCTTGTGGACCTAGTAAAGCTTTATGTCCAGGAAAAACAAGCATATCAATTCCTTGTTTTTTCATATTAATTGGCAAATGTCCAGCAGTTTGCGAAGCATCCACTAATGTTAAAATTCCCTTCAGATGTGCTATCTCTAAAATAGCATCTATAGGTATTAATGAACCTGTTACATTAGAGGCATGTGTTATTGCAATCAGCTTTGTATTCTCTTTAATTTCTTGTTGAAAAGATTGTATAAATTGCTCATCATTTTCCTGCCAATCAATATAGCTTACATCTACTCCAAAATTGTTTCTAATATATTCCAGTGGTCTTCTCAATGAATTATGTTCCATTGAAGTAGCAATCACATGGTCTCCCTTTTGCCAATTCAATCCTTTTATTGCTTGATTTAAAGCAATTGTTGCATTTGGATAAAATAAACATTGTTTTGGGTTTGTACATCCAAATAAAGCTGCTGCTTTATTTCTAGTCTCATTAATAATCATATCTGCTTTTCTTGCAAGTTGGTGCCCTCCCCTACCAGGGTTTGCACCCAAATGAGTTACTACATCAATCATTTGATCAACAACTTCTTTTGGTTTTGGGAAAGAAGATGCTGCTTGGTCAAAATAAATCATATGCTCTCACCTCATTTTCTGCTTAAACACTTACTATTATTCCATATAGAGTAATAGAAATTTAGCTCAGAATAAAGTAAGAAGACTGACAAGTAAATTGTCAGCCTGTGCCATTACTTTTATTCAGATAAAATTTCAATGAGTCTTTCTAAATCTTCATCAGAGTAAAATTCAATCTCAATCTTCCCTTTTTTCTTTCCTCGTTGAATATTTACTGCTGTACCAAACTGTTCTCTTAATCTTGTTTCTGTGTTTTGAATGAAAATATCTTTTTTCGGTTTTTCTTTCTTCTTATTTGACTCTTTATTTATTTGTTGGATTAATTGCTCTACTTGACGTACATTTAACTTTTCCTTGCGAATCTTAGTTACAAGTTCTAGCAATTGATCTTCATTTTTAACAGAAAGTAAAGCTCTGCCATGGCCCATGGATAATTCACCATTATTAATATAGGCAATGACTTGTTCTGGTAAAGATAGTAAACGCATCATATTCGCAATATGAGAACGGCTTTTTCCTAATCGTTTGGATAATTCTTCTTGAGTAATTTTTAACTCGGTTAATAAATTATCATATGCTGTCGCTTCCTCTATTGGTGTTAAATCTTCACGTTGTAAATTTTCTAATAGAGCAATTTCCATCATTTTATGATCTGTCAAATCTTTGACAATAACAGGTATTACTTCTAAACCTGCTTCTTTTGCAGCCCGGAATCTTCTCTCCCCTACTACAATTTCATAGCCTTTTATACTTTGACGAACAATCAATGGCTGGATAATACCATATTCTAAGATAGATTCTTTTAATTCCTCAATGGCATCTGCTTGGAAGGTTTTTCTTGGTTGATATGGATTTGGTCGACATTGATTAATTTGTATTTCCTGGATTGAGTCTTCTGATTCGTTCATATCAGGGAGCAATGCGTCTAAGCCTTTACCTAACCTTTTCACTTTCGATCACTTCCTTTGCTAATTCAAGATACACTTCTGCACCTTTCGATCTAGGATCATAAATAATAATTGGTTTCCCATGGCTAGGTGCTTCACCAAGTCGAATATTTCTTGGAATAATAGAGCGATATACTTTATCCTGAAAATATTTTTTAACTTCTTCAATTACTTGAATTCCTAAATTTGTTCTTGCATCAAGCATTGTTAAAAGAACGCCTTCGATCATTAAACTTTTATTTAAATGCTTTTGTACAAGACGAATAGTATTCAATAATTGACTTAATCCTTCTAATGCATAAAACTCACATTGTACAGGAATAATTACTGAATCAGATGCAGTTAAAGCATTAATTGTTAATAGACCTAATGAAGGTGGGCAATCGACAATAATATAATCATAATTATTTTTTATATGATCTAATGCTCGTTTTAAACGAATTTCTCTTGAAATAGTTGGAACGAGTTCAATCTCTGCTCCAGCTAATTGAATAGTAGCTGGAATGATATCTAATCCTTCTACAGCAGTAGAGACACATACTTCTTCTGCTGGTAAATCTTCCACAAGGATATTGTAAATACAATTATCCATATCTCCTTTATTAATACCTACCCCACTTGTTGCGTTGCCTTGTGGGTCTATATCAACAATTAGTACTTTTTTTCCTAATAATGCTAAGCAAGCACTCAAATTCACGGATGAAGTTGTCTTTCCAACACCACCTTTTTGATTTGCTACAGCTATAATTTTCCCCATTATTTCACCTACTTATCTCGTAAACACTTCGAATGTGACTAAGTTGCAATTTCAATCGTACTTTAGTGATAAAATTTTCTTCTTTTTCAATAGAAGTTTGAGCTTATTCATGTTTATTCCTTAAAAATCAACTATAAACAATTCTATTAAATTAAAAACCTGTCTTTTATATAATATCATTTTATACATAGGAAATAACTATAAAAATACTTTTTGTTAAAAGAATGTAATTAACCTTCTTAAACTTAAGTTGGGTTACTTCATATAAACTATTAAATGGAATAGTAGAAAAGGATAAAATTACCTTCTTATTTAGTGAGATAAATGCTTGTTTTTAAATTGGACGAGGATAAAGTTAATCGCAATATTTTAATAATCTAGCTATTTTCCATAGATTATTAAAATATTGGACGAAAGTTTATGAACGAAAGTGCCCATCAAAATTGATGGGCATCACATTAGGTATGATAAGATAATATTATTTCTTTTTTGGAATTTTTATAGTGAACTGATAATAATCTTCTAACTCTTCTTCATCTGACTCTATTTCTATACCAGTTTTTGTAACCATACTCAAAGATTGACGTATAGTATTCATTGCGATACGAATATCTTTATTAACTCCCTTTATTCGGTTCTGCTTTTTTTCTTTTGGTTGTTCTGGTTCTAAAAGTTTTTGAATAAGTGCCTCTGTCTGCTTCACATTTAAATCATTTTCAATTATTTCTTCAAGTGCACGAAGCTGTATTACTTCATCTTTTAATCCAATAAGCGCCCTAGCATGTCGCTCAGTTATTGTTTTTAGAAATAATGCATTTTGTACATCTTCTGGTAACTTTAAAAGGCGAAGCTTATTCGCAATAGTAGATTGGCTCTTTCCTAGTCTTTGTGCTAGTGCTTCTTGCGTCAAAGAATGTAATTCTAATAATTTTGCATACGCTTGCGCTTCCTCGATTACAGTTAATTCTTCACGCTGTAAGTTCTCTATTAATGCTACAGATGCTGTCTCCGCATCATTCATATCACGTATAATTGCCGGGATTGTCTCCCACTCTAATGTTTGTACAGCACGCCATCTACGCTCACCTGCAATTAATTCATACATCTCATCATCCATTTTACGAACAACAATAGGTTGAATCATTCCGTGAGTATGTATTGTTTGTGCTAATTCTTTTATTTTATCTTCATTAAAAACCGCTCTTGGTTGGTAACGGTTAGGAGTAATTTGGCTAATTGGTAATTTAATTACCTCATCCGTATGTTCTCCATCTTTTTGTTTTTCACCAAGTCCAAAAATCCGATTAAAAGGTTGCAGCATGATTAGACACCACCTTTCTCCTATTCCTTTTCTACATCATTGGAATATATTTAATGGAAAAACGATTTAGAAAACTTACATCATCTATTCTTTTTCAAAAATATGTAGTTTCTCTTATTTTCCCCTAATTTGTAAAAATGTTCCACGTGAAACATTTTTACTCCATCTATATAAAATCACATATACCTTATACATATATGTGATAAAAATCTACATATGTAATTCTATTTTACCATATTCATACAAATAAGAATATGACATAACAAAGATATTTTTATTTACAGTTAAATAGTTTGAATCTTCTGAAATATATTGGTTCCTCTCTCACTTCCATGAATTAGTAAGAGAGGCATGCCTCCTCTACTGAATCGGATTTCGATTTGGCATACCTGGCTTTCTTGGATATTTTTTAGGTGTCTGTCTAACTTTATCAATAATGACAATAGAACGTTCACTATCTTCCATTGGTAATGTAAAGCTTTCATTACCAACAACCTCTCCCCCTAGTATATGGATAGCTGCTTTTGAATCAGCCAATTCTTCTATAGATTGTGCCCCTTTTAATGCTATAAAAGATCCAGTTACTTTACATAGAGGTAGACAAAGTTCACTTAAAACAGACATACGTGCTACAGCTCGAGCTATAACAATATCAAATTTCTCACGAAACTCTTTATTTCTTCCAAAATCTTCTGCACGACTATGATGAAAATGAACATCTTTCAATTTCAATGCAGTAGCAAGCTCATTTAAAAACTTAATTCGCTTCTGTAAGGAATCAACAATAGTTATTTCTAAATGAGGGAAACAAATCTTCAAAGGAATACTTGGAAAACCTGCTCCTGCCCCTACATCACAAATATGTTTTGGCAATGTTAAATCATAATAAAATGCGGCTGAAATAGAATCATAAAAATGTTTTAAATATACTTCTTTTTCTTCTGTAATAGCTGTTAAATTAATCTTCTCATTCCATTCTACCAACATCTGATAGTAAATAGAAAATTGTTCCATTTGCTCTTCTGATAATTCAATATGGTATTTTTGTAATGCTTGTTTAAATTGTTCTGGATTCAATAGAATGTCTCCTTATTGAATAATGTTTAAAACTGCTCTTTTAATTAGCAACACGAGCAATTTTCCCTTGTTCGATATAAATAATTAAAATGGATACATCTGATGGAGTTACTCCAGCAGTACGCGAAGCCTGACCAACAGATAATGGTCGTACTTTCTTTAATCGTTCACGTGATTCAATAGATAAGCCTTTGATTGCATCATAATCAATATCTGCTGGTATTTTCTTATCTTCTAATTTTAACATTCTTGCTACCTGATCTTTTGCCTTTTTAATATAACCTGCATATTTAACTTGAATTTCAACTTGTTCTTTTACTTCTTCTGATAGCTTTTTACTTGCAGCCATCATTTTTTCAATCGTCGCATACTTAATTTCTGGACGTTTTAATAATTCAATTGCATGTGTAGCATCCTTTAATGGTGTTGAATTGGCTTCCGTTAATACTTGCTGGATATGTGGCTCCATCTTAATTACTAACTTTGTCAAACGTTGTATTTCGTCTTCAACTAATGCTTTTTTCTCAACAAATTTTTGATATCTCTCTTCCGTAATTAAACCTAATTGATATCCTAGCTCTGTTAAGCGTAAATCTGCATTATCATGACGAAGTAATAAACGATATTCTGCACGCGAAGTAAGTAAACGATATGGTTCACGTGTACCCTTTGTGACAAGATCATCAATCATAACACCAATATACGCCTGAGATCTGTCTAAAATAAACGGATCTTTTCCTAATACTTTTGCTGCTGCATTAATTCCTGCCATCATCCCTTGACCAGCCGCTTCTTCATAACCTGATGTTCCATTAATTTGGCCAGCTGTATATAGACCTGGAACTTTTTTCGTTTCTAAAGTTGGCCATAATTGCGTCGGGATTACCGCATCATATTCAATAGCATAGCCTGGACGCATAATTTGCGCATTTTCCAATCCTGGAACAGTTTTTAATAAATCCTCTTGAATATATTCTGGTAAAGATGTGGATAATCCTTGTACATATACTTCTTCTGTATCTCTACCTTCTGGTTCTAAAAATACTTGGTGACGTGGTTTATCATGAAAACGTACTATTTTATCTTCAATGGAAGGACAATATCTTGGCCCTGTTCCTACTTCTTTACCCGAATACATTGCTGATTGAGTTAAATTATTATTAATAATTTGATGTGTTTTTTCATTTGTATATGTTAACCAACAAGGTAGTTGATCAGTAATAAAACTTGTTGTTTCATAAGAAAAGGCTCGCTTATCTTCGTCCCCTGGCTGTATCTCTGTTTTTGAATAATCAATCGTACTATTTAATACGCGTGGTGGTGTGCCTGTTTTCAAACGTATTAAATCAAAACCAAGCTCCTCTAGGTGCTCAGATAACTTAATAGATACGCGTTGATTATTTGGACCACTTTCATATTCAATATCTCCCATGAGAACTTTTCCACGCATAAAGGTTCCTGTCGTAATAATTACTGCATCTGCACGGTATGCTGCTTTTGTTTCTGTAATTACCCCTTTGCATACACCATCTTCAATAATAAGACGATCAACCATGCCTTGACGTAAAGTAATATTTGGCTCGTTCTCCAGTACTTTCTTCATTTCTTGAATGTAAATAGGTTTATCTGCTTGTGCTCTTAATGCCTGCACTGCCGGACCTTTACGTGTGTTTAACATGCGCATTTGGATATAAGATTTGTCAATTACCTTCCCCATTACACCACCTAACGCATCAATTTCACGAATAACAATACCTTTAGCTGGTCCTCCAAGTGAAGGATTACAAGGCATAAAGGCAACTAAATCTAAATTTAAAGTTAACATTAAAGTTTTTGCACCCATTCGAGCTGAAGCAACACTAGCTTCACAACCTGCATGACCTGCTCCTATAACAATAACGTCATAATGGCCTGCTTCATATATCATGTGTTTATTCCTTTCTTTATTTTAATTTTCATAATGAAGGTACAGCTGGAAATGCTATCTAAACTATAAAATTTGAGAAAAATATACAGTGCCTATTTTTATTTCCCTAAACAAAACTGTGAAAATAATTGATCAATCAAACTATCGCTAGCTGTATCTCCAATAATTTCTCCTAAAAATTCCCATGTTCTAGTAACATCAATCTGTACAATATCTAATGGCATACCAAATTCTAAACTATTCATCGCGTCCTCTAAAGCTTCTTTTGCTTGACGAAGTAAATGAATATGCCTCACATTCGATACAAATGCAGATTCATTACTATCGATGTGACCAGCATAGAAAATAGTTGCTATTGCTTTTTCTAACTCTTCTACTCCACGTTCTTCTATTATTGATAAAGAAATAATTGGTTGTCCTTCTGCCAATGCTTCTACTTTTTCCATATCTAGCTTTGTAGGCAAATCTGTTTTATTAATAATGACAATATATTCTAATCCCTTTACTGCTGCAAATAACTGCAAATCATCTGTTGTTAATGCTTCATTATTATTTAATACAAACAATAATAAATCAGATTCAGATAGAACTTGACGCGAACGTTCCACACCCATTCGCTCTACAATATCCTCTGTCTCACGAATTCCTGCTGTATCTACTAAGCGCAGAGGGACTCCACGAACATTCACATACTCTTCTATAATATCACGAGTTGTACCAGGAATATCTGTAACAATTGCTTTATTTTCTTGAACTAATACATTCATCAGGGAGGATTTCCCTACATTTGGGCGACCAATAATCCCTGTATTTATACCTTCTCTTAAGATTTTCCCTTGTTTTGCAACCTGTAGTAAAGATTCTATTTCTGCATGAACTTTTTTCGTTCTTTTTTGCATCATTCCTTGTGTCATTTCTTCTACATCATCATATTCTGGATAATCAATATTTACTTCGACATGTGCTACTGTTTCAATTAATTCTTGTCTCAGTTTACGAATTAAATTTGATAATCTTCCATCTAGTTGATGTAGCGCAACAGACATCGCTTTATCTGTTTTTGCACGAATTAAATCCATTACTGCTTCTGCTTGTGATAAATCAATTCTCCCATTTAAAAAGGCACGTTTCGTAAATTCTCCAGGTTCTGCTAGTCTAACTCCTTGATTTAATACAATTTCTAAGATTCTATTTACTGCTACAATTCCCCCATGACAATTAATTTCAATAATATCCTCACAGGTATATGTTTTAGGAGCTTTGAGTACAGTAACCATGACTTCATCTGCTACTTCTTCATCTTGTGGATCAATAATATTACCATAATGAATAGTATGACTTGCAACCTTTTTTAAATCTTTTCCTTTAAATATATTTGATGCAATATTTATAGCTTCTGGACCACTCATACGAACAATAGAAATAGCCCCTTCTCCAACTGGAGTTGAGATCGCCACAATTGTTTCTGCCTCCATGACTCTACCCCCAAAAATCTATATTAAAGTTATCAACTATTTTATCCAATTATATAGCTATTATTTTTCATTGTTACTAACATCTTAGAATAGCACAGTTTGTACTTAAAATAAAGTTATCAACATGTGGATATTCTTGTTTTATTTTCCATTCTTCTTACCCTCTAATTTCATAAAAAACAGCCCTTGCAGCTAGACATCCATATCTTCTGTCAAAGGATCCACCTAGAGGCTAAGTAAAAGTTTTTTTATCTAACAAATTCCTAACATAATTTGTGCGAACACCCGCTTCGGAAATATACTCTGCTTCCATGGGCTTGTCCTCAGCCTCCTCGGAAAAGAAATACACTTTCTTTTATCTCAGTTTCACATTAAAAAACCGACTAGGAATTTTCTCCTAATCGGTTTTTTAATGAAATATTAAGGCTTAATTACAACATATCGGTGTGGCTCTACACCATCCGAATAAGTGGAAACATCTTTTCTGTTTTGTAAGACAGTATGAATGATTTTCCTCTCATATGCAGGCATTGGTTCTAAGGAAACTTTTTTCTTGATTCGTAAAGCTTTTGCTGCCAATTTTTCAGCTAACACTTCTAATGTTTCTTCACGACGCTTACGATAGCCTTCTGCATCTAATGTTACACGATAAAATTGTTGACTATCTTTATTAATTACCAATTGCACGAGGTACTGCAATGCATTTAATGTTTGACCACGTTTTCCAATTAATAAAGCAATCTTTTCGCCATTCATTTCAAAGCTTACATGTTTGTCTTTTACAGTGGTTGTAAGTTCAATATCTACACCCATGTTTTTTGTTACTTCTTTAATAAATTCTTCTGTTTCTTCTATCTGATTTTTAAGCAATGCTACACTAACAATTGCTAATTTTGAACCAAAAATTCCAAGGAAACCTTTGCTTCCTTCATCAATTACTTTAACTTCGACCCTATCTAAAGTTGTATTTAACTGCTCTAATGCAGATTGGATCGCTTCATCAACGGTCTGACCACTAGCAGTTATCTCTCTCACTTATTTTCTCCTCCATTGTTCCCTTTAAACATTGGCTTGCGAATAAAAAGAGTTTGCACAACCATGAAAATGTTTCCTACTACCCAGTACAATGCTAATGCAGATGGGAAGAACATTGCGAAAACAGCAATCATAATTGGCATTAAATATAACATAACAACCATTTGTGGATTCTGTGCTGCTGGACTTCCTGCCATCATTAGTTTTTGCTGTAAGAAAGTTGCTCCACCAGCAATTAATGGTAATATATAATACGGATCTGATGCACCTAATTGGAACCATAAAAAGCTATGCTCTTTAATTTCTGCAGTACGCATAATTGCATGGTACATAGCAATCAATATTGGCATTTGTATGAATAATGGTAAACATCCAGCTAATGGGTTAACTCCATGCTTTTGGAATAATGCCATTGTTTCTTCTTGTAGTTTCTTTTGTGTGTTTGCATCTTTTGAACTGTATTTTTGTTGAATTTCTTTTAACTCAGGTTGAATATCCTGCATTGCTTTAGAGCTCTTTAATTGTTTTACGTTTAATGGTAATAATATAATTCGAATAATAATTGTTACGATAACAATAGCTAATCCATAGTCATTAGTAAATAATTCAGCAAAATATGTAATTAACCAAGACATTGGATATACAAATACTGAATTCCAAATTCCTGTACTTTCAGAAGAGATTGGTTCGTTAATTTCTGTACAACCAGAAAGTAACATTGCTGCAGCAATCAATGAAAGTAGTAAAAATAACTTTTTACGACTACCCAAAACAGTTCCTCCTAAAATCAACCTACACCTAATTGATCGATATCGCTCACTGCAAATATATCATTTAAGCGAGAGTCTTTCATAATAAAAATCATTTCCATAAATGCTGTTTAGAGAGTAAATGAATTAAACTCTTCTTTACTTCATGATAATTCATT contains the following coding sequences:
- the mnmE gene encoding tRNA uridine-5-carboxymethylaminomethyl(34) synthesis GTPase MnmE, whose protein sequence is MEAETIVAISTPVGEGAISIVRMSGPEAINIASNIFKGKDLKKVASHTIHYGNIIDPQDEEVADEVMVTVLKAPKTYTCEDIIEINCHGGIVAVNRILEIVLNQGVRLAEPGEFTKRAFLNGRIDLSQAEAVMDLIRAKTDKAMSVALHQLDGRLSNLIRKLRQELIETVAHVEVNIDYPEYDDVEEMTQGMMQKRTKKVHAEIESLLQVAKQGKILREGINTGIIGRPNVGKSSLMNVLVQENKAIVTDIPGTTRDIIEEYVNVRGVPLRLVDTAGIRETEDIVERMGVERSRQVLSESDLLLFVLNNNEALTTDDLQLFAAVKGLEYIVIINKTDLPTKLDMEKVEALAEGQPIISLSIIEERGVEELEKAIATIFYAGHIDSNESAFVSNVRHIHLLRQAKEALEDAMNSLEFGMPLDIVQIDVTRTWEFLGEIIGDTASDSLIDQLFSQFCLGK
- the jag gene encoding RNA-binding cell elongation regulator Jag/EloR, giving the protein MREITASGQTVDEAIQSALEQLNTTLDRVEVKVIDEGSKGFLGIFGSKLAIVSVALLKNQIEETEEFIKEVTKNMGVDIELTTTVKDKHVSFEMNGEKIALLIGKRGQTLNALQYLVQLVINKDSQQFYRVTLDAEGYRKRREETLEVLAEKLAAKALRIKKKVSLEPMPAYERKIIHTVLQNRKDVSTYSDGVEPHRYVVIKP
- the spoIIIJ gene encoding YidC family membrane integrase SpoIIIJ gives rise to the protein MGSRKKLFLLLSLIAAAMLLSGCTEINEPISSESTGIWNSVFVYPMSWLITYFAELFTNDYGLAIVIVTIIIRIILLPLNVKQLKSSKAMQDIQPELKEIQQKYSSKDANTQKKLQEETMALFQKHGVNPLAGCLPLFIQMPILIAMYHAIMRTAEIKEHSFLWFQLGASDPYYILPLIAGGATFLQQKLMMAGSPAAQNPQMVVMLYLMPIMIAVFAMFFPSALALYWVVGNIFMVVQTLFIRKPMFKGNNGGENK